A stretch of Portunus trituberculatus isolate SZX2019 chromosome 48, ASM1759143v1, whole genome shotgun sequence DNA encodes these proteins:
- the LOC123498444 gene encoding apical junction molecule-like yields the protein YRDTTAKFGQWYTGLGRKGKPHSLQVREDSYSDRGWHSQDEAQQVSTTSLQVRSVDGRQTTTTVARRLHNRRISEKHSFPTNKLSEERRLESRRVSHERRLHGRTASDERRLDTRNLSEERRLDTRRASEEHRSDTRRTSDKRHLDSRKNSEERRIDSRMTSEERRLDSRRVSEKHHLDNRRVSEERHLDSWRASEERRLDSRRNSEERRLDSRRGSEERRLNYRRASEERRLDSKRTSEERRLDSRRASEERRLDSRRASEEGRLDSKSTSEERRLDSRRASEEHRLDHRRASEEHHLDSRRASEERRVDSRRASEEHRLDHRRASEERRLDSRRASEEHRLNYRMASEERRLDSKRTSEERRLDSRRASEERRLDSRRAPEKHHLDNRKASEERRLHSRKTSEERRLDSRKASEERRLHSRKTSEERRLDSRKASEERRLDSRKASEERRLDSSKTSEESRLGSRRAPDEHNLDSKRASDKRRSDSKKASERRRLDTRKTSEERRLDTRRASEEPRLNSRRASEYRCLDSRRALEEHHLEGRRASEEQRLDSRMASEERRLDSRRTSEDQRLDSRRASEGRRLDSRRASEDRRLDSRRASEERRLDSRRASEDRRLDSRKATEQHSLDSRRASEERRLDNRRASEDQRLDSRKASEERSLDSKKASEEHRLDSRRASEERRLDSKKASEGRRLDSRRASEERRLDSRRSPEERRLDSKRASEERRLDSRRASEERRLDSRRASEERRLDRGRASEERRLDSGRTSNERRLERRRISEERRLDNRKASENQRLDSRRASEERHLDSRKASEERPLDNTKASETHRHDTKRASDEHNLDSKRASDKRRLDSRKSSEERRLDTRNISGERRNDGRRASKEHHLDSRRTSKERRLGSRRASSERHLDNRRVSEERRLDSKKASEDHRLDSRMTSVERHLESRKTSHERRLDNRRALEERRLDIRRASEERRLDSSRASEERRLDNRRASKVRRLDSRKATEERRLDSRWASEESRLDSRRASEKRRLDSRKASEERRLDSRRASEERHLDNRRSSEERRLDSRKASEEHRLDSRRASEDRRLDSRRASEEHRLDSRRASEERHFDSRRASEERRLDSRRASEEALLEGRRASEERRLDSRRVSEERRLDSRRVSEERRLDSKRALRERRLDSRRASEERRLDSMKTSNERRLDSRQASDERRLDSRQASDERRLDSRKASDERRLDSRRASSEYRQDSRRDATERHLNNRRVSVEHRLVSRKLSEEPRSNSNIVAGRHSDSKLVAEVSYGEADNTVSFLEGDMPAVLSSSWYAVQAATSTLRKTPSHSTDLTELPEDPWWASHTLPTLHYPSHKEDGGVGGLVMQGLLVGVASLAFYRTGSPSGSALIPAC from the exons TACCGAGACACAACTGCAAAATTCGGACAATGGTATACAGGCCTCGGGCGAAAAGGAAAGCCTCACTCACTCCAAGTCCGTGAAGACTCCTACTCAGACCGAGGATGGCACAGCCAAGACGAGGCGCAACAAGTGTCCACTACTTCCTTACAAGTTCGTTCAGTAGATGGCAGGCAAACCACTACCACTGTGGCACGCCGCCTTCACAACAGGAGGATCTCTGAGAAACACAGCTTTCCAACTAACAAACTTTCAGAGGAACGCAGACTTGAGAGCAGGAGGGTTTCACACGAACGCCGCCTTCATGGCAGAACGGCTTCAGACGAACGCCGCCTTGACACCCGAAACCTTTCAGAAGAACGTCGCCTTGACACCAGGAGGGCTTCAGAAGAACACCGTTCTGACACCAGAAGAACCTCTGACAAACGTCACCTTGACAGCAGAAAGAATTCAGAAGAACGCCGCATTGACAGCAGGATGACTTCAGAAGAACGTCGCCTTGACAGCAGGAGGGTCTCAGAAAAACACCACCTTGACAACAGAAGGGTTTCAGAAGAACGCCACCTTGACAGCTGGAGGGCTTCAGAAGAACGCCGCCTTGACAGCAGGAGGAATTCAGAAGAACGCCGCCTTGACAGCAGGAGGGGTTCAGAAGAACGTCGTCTTAATTACAGGAGGGCTTCAGAAGAACGCCGCCTTGACAGCAAAAGGACTTCAGAAGAACGCCGCCTTGACAGCAGGAGGGCTTCAGAAGAACGTCGCCTTGACAG CAGGAGGGCTTCAGAAGAAGGCCGCCTTGACAGCAAGAGCACTTCAGAAGAACGCCGCCTTGACAGCAGGAGGGCTTCAGAAGAACACCGCCTTGACCACAGGAGGGCTTCAGAAGAACACCACCTTGACAGCAGAAGGGCTTCAGAAGAACGTCGAGTTGACAGCAGGAGGGCTTCAGAAGAACACCGTCTTGACCACAGGAGGGCTTCAGAAGAACGCCGCCTTGACAGCAGAAGGGCTTCAGAAGAACACCGCCTTAACTACAGGATGGCTTCAGAAGAACGCCGCCTTGACAGCAAGAGGACTTCAGAAGAACGCCGCCTTGACAGCAGGAGGGCTTCAGAAGAACGTCGCCTTGACAGCAGGAGGGCTCCAGAAAAACACCACCTTGACAACAGGAAGGCCTCAGAAGAACGCCGCCTTCACAGCAGGAAGACTTCAGAAGAACGCCGCCTTGACAGCAGGAAAGCTTCAGAAGAACGCCGCCTTCACAGCAGGAAGACTTCAGAAGAACGCCGCCTTGACAGTAGGAAAGCTTCAGAAGAACGCCGCCTTGACAGTAGGAAAGCTTCAGAAGAACGCCGCCTTGACAGCAGTAAGACTTCAGAAGAAAGCCGCCTTGGCAGCAGGAGGGCTCCAGATGAACACAATCTTGACAGCAAGAGGGCTTCAGACAAACGCCGCTCTGACAGCAAGAAAGCCTCTGAGAGACGCCGCCTTGACACCAGGAAGACTTCAGAAGAACGTCGCCTTGACACCAGGAGAGCTTCAGAAGAACCCCGCCTTAACAGCAGGAGGGCTTCAGAATATCGCTGCCTTGACAGCAGAAGGGCTTTAGAAGAGCACCACCTTGAAGGCAGGAGGGCTTCAGAAGAACAACGCCTTGACAGCAGGATGGCTTCAGAAGAACGCCGCCTTGACAGCAGGAGGACTTCAGAAGATCAACGTCTTGACAGCAGGAGGGCTTCAGAAGGACGCCGCCTTGACAGCAGGAGGGCTTCAGAAGACCGACGCCTTGACAGCAGGAGGGCTTCAGAAGAACGCCGCCTTGACAGCAGGAGAGCTTCAGAAGACCGACGCCTTGACAGCAGGAAGGCTACTGAGCAACACAGCCTTGACAGCAGAAGGGCGTCTGAAGAACGCCGTCTTGACAACAGGAGGGCTTCAGAAGACCAACGCCTTGACAGCAGGAAGGCTAGTGAGGAACGCAGCCTTGACAGCAAGAAGGCGTCTGAAGAACACCGCCTTGACAGCAGAAGGGCTTCAGAAGAACGCCGCCTTGACAGCAAGAAGGCGTCTGAAGGACGCCGCCTTGACAGTAGAAGGGCTTCAGAAGAACGCCGTCTTGACAGTAGGAGATCTCCAGAAGAACGCCGGCTTGACAGCAAGAGGGCTTCAGAAGAACGTCGCCTTGACAGCAGGAGAGCTTCAGAAGAACGCCGCCTTGACAGCAGGAGGGCTTCAGAAGAACGACGTCTTGACAGAGGGAGGGCTTCAGAAGAACGTCGCCTTGACAGCGGGAGGACTTCTAACGAACGCCGCCTTGAGCGCAGGAGAATATCTGAGGAACGCCGCCTTGATAACAGGAAGGCCTCTGAAAACCAGCGCCTTGACAGCAGGAGGGCGTCCGAGGAACGGCACCTTGATAGCAGAAAGGCTTCAGAAGAACGCCCCCTTGACAACACGAAGGCTTCAGAAACACACCGCCATGACACCAAGAGGGCTTCAGATGAACACAATCTTGACAGTAAGAGGGCTTCAGACAAACGCCGCCTTGACAGCAGGAAGTCCTCTGAGGAACGCCGCCTTGATACCAGAAATATTTCGGGAGAACGTCGCAATGACGGCAGGAGGGCTTCAAAAGAGCATCACCTTGACAGCAGGAGGACTTCAAAAGAGCGCCGCCTTGGCAGTAGGAGGGCTTCTAGCGAACGCCACCTTGACAATAGGAGAGTATCTGAGGAACGCCGCCTTGACAGCAAGAAGGCCTCTGAAGACCATCGTCTTGACAGCAGGATGACGTCTGTAGAACGGCACCTTGAAAGCAGAAAGACTTCACACGAACGCCGCCTTGACAATAGAAGGGCTTTAGAAGAACGCCGCCTTGACATCAGAAGGGCTTCAGAAGAACGCCGCCTTGACAGCAGCAGGGCTTCAGAAGAACGCCGCCTTGACAACAGGAGGGCTTCAAAAGTCCGACGCCTCGACAGCAGGAAGGCTACTGAGGAACGCCGCCTTGACAGCAGGTGGGCTTCAGAAGAAAGCCGCCTTGACAGCAGGAGGGCATCTGAGAAACGCCGTCTTGACAGCAGGAAGGCCTCTGAGGAACGCCGCCTTGACAGCAGGAGGGCTTCAGAAGAACGCCACCTTGACAACAGGAGATCTTCAGAAGAACGCCGCCTTGACAGCAGAAAGGCGTCTGAGGAACATCGCCTTGACAGCAGGAGGGCGTCTGAGGATCGCCGTCTTGACAGCAGGAGGGCCTCCGAGGAACACCGCCTTGACAGCAGGAGGGCTTCAGAAGAACGCCACTTTGACAGCAGGAGGGCGTCTGAAGAACGCCGCCTTGACAGCAGGAGAGCTTCAGAAGAAGCCCTCCTTGAAGGCAGGAGGGCTTCAGAAGAACGCCGCCTTGACAGTAGGAGGGTTTCAGAAGAACGCCGCCTTGACAGCAGGAGGGTGTCTGAGGAACGCCGCCTTGACAGCAAGAGGGCTTTAAGAGAACGCCGCCTTGACAGCAGGAGGGCTTCAGAAGAACGCCGCCTTGACAGCATGAAAACCTCTAATGAACGCCGCCTTGACAGCAGGCAGGCCTCTGATGAACGCCGCCTTGACAGCAGGCAGGCCTCTGATGAACGCCGCCTTGACAGCAGGAAGGCCTCTGATGAACGCCGCCTTGACAGCAGGAGAGCTTCATCAGAGTATCGCCAAGATAGCAGGCGTGATGCAACAGAACGTCATCTCAACAATAGGAGGGTTTCTGTGGAACATCGTTTAGTAAGTAGGAAGCTTTCAGAAGAGCCtcgtagtaacagtaatattgTTGCTGGAAGACATTCTGATAGCAAACTGGTCGCTGAAGTAAGTTACGGAGAAGCAGATAACACTGTCTCCTTCCTTGAGGGAGATATGCCTGCTGTGCTGTCCTCCAGTTGGTATGCCGTCCAGGCCGCCACCTCAACTCTCAGGAAGACACCTTCCCACTCTACGGACCTCACTGAACTGCCG GAGGATCCATGGTGGGCCAGTCACACGCTTCCCACCCTCCACTATCCCAGCCACAAGGAGGATGG gggAGTGGGTGGCTTGGTGATGCAAGGACTCCTGGTGGGCGTCGCCTCCCTGGCGTTTTATCGAACAGGCTCCCCTTCAGGATCAGCACTCATCCCTGCGTGCTAG